From Oryzias melastigma strain HK-1 linkage group LG15, ASM292280v2, whole genome shotgun sequence, one genomic window encodes:
- the slf2 gene encoding SMC5-SMC6 complex localization factor protein 2 isoform X1, which translates to MQKASENQDNSPRRLSDYSSSKVMGLTPQQPPPQHFTAFPQETPMKPSQIPNKLSHPSLRRLLPLQTPGKERFHPYLHHSGGVPPNNPPNAETPLSKEAGPLKDCVDPHGLVPSSLSSPCSAASPLHATERERKSSLSGSKHLFSAQPVPVSHNRGGSADVSSHGFSQHSSSQCPHNVKDRPPSSHATKHQETESKVATSASNDTQRRHDSLKRHHHHPKTSSGNHNPEPYSGWSSHKRRRESEYRHNNAKKPCPEGSDSSRTSDSSPPSQPARKNSSLLELSHRKARDCTERTPGETLQASSSKHSTSKAGTKETSAGFSEKKDFKSSSSLKPSDESHRRRCEENPKTHHSGTSDVHQKVVSRSRRSGSLDSRPAYSPYSKTDPKREGRKTDHGSSKPPSNWQSSHAAERHKTSRRKPAAVPDDIDQLFTPDPVVVNSGCKSAKPKINVEPIKSPTSDKSSRCSPPVTGCQKTGAAESEPSSVRNSPFTADPGIHTDSPACKTTKAGTDKSPSIETASSPASSTKVGGSSCRRRSDSSSAESAADPVTHVESSVSKTSKENDKTTKSAPSEKSSTSAPGPSNSSSCHKAAHATATENSSTKYKSPICLPSVTLKLVKLEKMNLGFKDKGLKSISTMEYTLVKSGDKQTSHLRISAAPSPDSTPASSSEKQAPERVNKNTSEEGSIDGELDLDQNFECNSNLTQSSDSSEEENLMSLQEIMKPLPKILCTPEKGTFSEPSTPGQHSSQSKSLLSSAMKSVVYKNNLDEMMKEMNNNKKAKEIEAQLLTACNEDLFRIPDSEEMEENPEEGISTEQQEFLQRYSLMSSVIREVPPGEEVFHLERFGCIFNQNMLQLRQCMVNPQTTAQKALLWSSPAQLRLHVNIGLFQEAYDFFLPCPSQVTHFLFKMMSVHNERMVSEKILHILCDIACSAAYQIAKNGSHRFKVWVPSLADVTLVLMNMGVGFVTLFPFENLQPPFTERDLLENDFVKPESPSENEDHIVFHEYNYINVLKYLSYCMGLCPHAYSDDELLLLLSVVEKVSLDTRCILQSSVDVNALLYKIVNNIRDWDAMLPRICVALTDLTEDHQNMCLLVQLLPDHTRGKELRRHLSLCMISKLLEGNCTYQPTQTEFQLAELRPYLPRMQPSALLRGLEQKNPEEDLDILDQQAYYLCYSLLTLANDASNFQVFPPHQKAQLLVLSSELETRIKCDIRESEKCLYRSKLKDLVARIYTKWQMLLQRTRPLNGKLYDYWEPVEIISSSQEEEESPIDEEMDEEEQGSLSADEDEGSTTSEEEEEKIEGMIEEVKDAELSQTSDNEGDGSKNDTKTIAEAATGTQLEAVEEEEMH; encoded by the exons ATGCAGAAAGCATCTGAAAACCAAGACAACTCCCC aagaAGACTTTCGGACTATTCTTCCTCTAAGG TGATGGGCCTCACACCCCAGCAGCCTCCCCCACAGCATTTCACAGCCTTTCCACAGGAGACTCCGATGAAGCCGTCTCAAATTCCTAACAAACTTTCTCATCCTTCACTCCGGAGATTGTTGCCACTTCAGACACCTGGCAAGGAAAGGTTCCATCCATACCTTCATCATTCAGGGGGTGTTCCTCCAAATAACCCACCAAACGCTGAGACTCCTTTGTCAAAAGAGGCAGGTCCTCTTAAGGACTGTGTCGATCCTCACGGACTTGTTCCCAGCAGTTTATCGAGCCCCTGTAGCGCTGCATCTCCCCTCCACGCCACAGAAAGGGAACGAAAGAGTTCTCTGTCGGGGTCAAAGCATCTTTTTTCAGCTCAGCCTGTTCCAGTCAGTCACAACCGTGGGGGCTCAGCTGACGTGTCCTCTCACGGCTTCAGCCAACATTCATCATCTCAGTGTCCTCACAACGTAAAGGACCGCCCCCCATCCAGCCACGCCACCAAGCATCAAGAGACTGAGTCCAAGGTGGCAACATCCGCCAGTAATGACACACAACGGAGACACGACTCACTTAAG aGGCATCACCATCACCCTAAAACATCGAGTGGAAATCATAATCCAG aaccTTATTCAGGTTGGTCATCTCACAAGAGGCGGAGAGAGTCTGAGTATCGTCACAATAATGCCAAGAAACCGTGTCCTGAGGGCTCGGACTCCAGCAGAACATCCGACTCTTCACCACCCTCCCAACCCGCGAGGAAGAACTCTTCACTCTTGGAATTGTCCCACAGAAAAGCAAGAGACTGTACAGAGAGGACACCTGGAGAGACTCTGCAGGCGTCATCATCTAAACACAGTACAAGTAAAGCAGGAACTAAGGAAACGAGTGCAGGCTTCTCTGAGAAAAAGGATTTCAAGTCAAGTTCATCATTAAAGCCCAGTGATGAGAGTCACAGGAGAAGATGTGAGGAAAATCCTAAAACGCATCATTCTGGTACCTCAGATGTTCATCAGAAGGTCGTCAGTAGGTCACGGCGTTCTGGTTCGCTGGACTCCAGACCTGCTTATTCTCCCTACAGTAAAACAGATCCAAAGAGAGAAGGCAGAAAAACGGACCACGGCAGTTCCAAACCACCATCAAACTGGCAGAGTTCCCACGCCGCAGAGCGCCATAAAACCAGCCGAAGAAAACCTGCAGCAGTCCCTGATGATATAGACCAGCTTTTCACCCCTGATCCTGTAGTAGTGAACTCTGGATGCAAGTCTGCAAAGCCTAAGATAAATGTTGAACCAATCAAATCACCCACCTCAGACAAATCCTCCAGGTGTAGCCCCCCCGTTACTGGCTGTCAAAAAACTGGAGCTGCAGAATCTGAACCTTCTTCAGTGCGAAACTCTCCTTTCACTGCCGATCCCGGCATTCACACCGACAGTCCTGCATGCAAGACGACAAAAGCTGGAACAGACAAATCCCCCTCCATAGAGACGGCTTCCAGTCCTGCGTCCAGCACTAAAGTTGGTGGCTCTTCTTGTCGCAGACGTTCAGATTCCTCGTCTGCAGAATCTGCTGCTGATCCTGTGACTCATGTTGAGAGCTCCGTTAGCAAgacttcaaaagaaaatgacaaaactacAAAATCCGCCCCCTCAGAGAAGAGCTCCACTTCTGCACCAGGCCCTTCTAATAGCTCCTCCTGCCACAAAGCTGCTCACGCTACAGCGACGGAAAACTCATCAACAAAATATAAGTCACCCATTTGCTTACCGTCTGTCACGTTAAAGCTggtgaaactggaaaaaatgaatctaGGCTTTAAAGATAAAGGACTCAAAAGTATCTCCACTATGGAGTATACGTTAGTTAAATCTGGAGACAAGCAAACGTCCCATCTCCGCATCAGTGCAGCACCTTCACCCGACTCTACTCCTGCTTCATCCTCAGAGAAACAAGCACCTGAAAGGGTTAACAAGAACACCAGTGAAGAGGGTTCTATAGATGGGGAGCTGGATCTGGACCAGAACTTTGAATGCAATTCAAATCTCACCCAGAGCTCCGATTCCAGCGAGGAGGAGAACCTGATGTCTCTGCAGGAGATCATGAAGCCTCTCCCCAAGATTCTCTGTACCCCAGAGAAGGGAACCTTCTCGGAGCCGAGCACGCCTGGACAGCACAGTTCCCAGTCAAAAAGT cTGCTGTCTTCTGCCATGAAGTCTGTCGTCTATAAGAACAACCTGGATGAGATGATGAAGGAGATGAACAACAACAAGAA AGCTAAAGAGATTGAAGCCCAGCTTCTGACTGCATGCAACGAAGATCTGTTCAGGATACCTGATTCTGAAGAGATGGAGGAGAACCCAGAGGAGGGCATCTCCACCGAGCAGCA GGAATTCTTGCAGCGCTACTCTCTGATGTCCAGTGTAATCAGGGAAGTGCCTCCAGGAGAAGAAGTTTTCCACCTGGAGAGGTTCGGCTGCATCTTTAACCAGAACATGCTGCAGCTCCGGCAGTGCATGGTTAACCCACAGACAACAGCACAGAAGGCACTTCTTTG GTCGAGTCCTGCTCAGTTGCGGCTCCATGTGAATATTGGATTATTCCAGGAGGCTTATGATTTCTTTCTGCCTTGTCCTTCTCAGGTCACGCATTTCCTCTTTAAG ATGATGTCCGTCCACAACGAGAGGATGGTGTCTGAGAAGATTCTCCACATCCTGTGTGACATCGCTTGTTCTGCTGCCTATCAGATCG CGAAAAATGGAAGTCATCGGTTCAAAGTGTGGGTACCGAGCTTGGCAGACGTGACTCTGGTCCTGATGAACATGGGTGTTGGCTTCGTCACGCTTTTCCCGTTTGAAAATCTCCAGCCGCCTTTCACAGAGAGAGATTTACT ggaGAATGACTTTGTAAAACCTGAGAGTCCCTCCGAAAACGAGGATCACATCGTTTTCCATGAATACAACTACATCAACGTCTTGAAG tacCTGTCTTACTGTATGGGTCTGTGCCCTCACGCATACAGCGACGATGAACTGCTCTTGCTGCTGAGTGTGGTGGAGAAAGTCAGCCTGGACACGCGCTGCATTCTCCAGTCCAGTGTGGACGTTAACGCCCTCCTGTATAAAATCGTCAACAACATCAGGGATTGGGATGCCATG CTGCCCAGGATCTGCGTGGCCTTGACTGATCTGACAGAAGATCACCAGAACATGTGTCTGCTTGTCCAGCTCCTGCCTGACCACACACGTGGAAA AGAGCTGCGTCGACACCTGAGCCTCTGCATGATTTCCAAGTTGCTGGAAGGAAACTGCACATACCAGCCGACACAGACGGAGTTCCAG CTGGCTGAACTGAGACCGTACCTTCCACGGATGCAGCCTTCAGCTCTACTTCGCGGCTTGGAGCAAAAAAATCCAGAGGAGGACTTGGACATTTTAGACCAACAG GCTTACTATTTATGCTATAGCCTTCTGACCTTAGCAAACGATGCGTCCAATTTTCAGGTTTTCCCACCCCATCAGAAG GCGCAGCTGCTTGTTTTGTCATCGGAGTTGGAAACGCGAATTAAATGTGACATCAGAGAAAGTGAGAAGTGTCTTTACCGCAGTAAG CTGAAAGACCTGGTGGCGAGGATTTACACCAAGTGGCAGATGCTCCTTCAGAGGACCCGACCCCTCAAT gGTAAGCTGTATGATTATTGGGAACCCGTGGAAATCATAAGCTCCagccaagaagaagaagagtccCCAATTGATGAAGAAATGGATGAAGAGGAACAGGGGAGCCTTTCTGCTGATGAAGACGAAGGATCTACGACTtctgaggaagaagaagaaaaaatagagGGGATGATAGAGGAAGTCAAGGATGCAGAACTGAGTCAGACAAGTGACAATGAAGGAGACGGCAGCAAGAATGACACTAAAACAATCGCCGAGGCGGCGACTGGAACTCAACTTGAAGCAGTTGAGGAAGAAGAGATGCATTAA
- the slf2 gene encoding SMC5-SMC6 complex localization factor protein 2 isoform X2, translated as MQKASENQDNSPRRLSDYSSSKVMGLTAFPQETPMKPSQIPNKLSHPSLRRLLPLQTPGKERFHPYLHHSGGVPPNNPPNAETPLSKEAGPLKDCVDPHGLVPSSLSSPCSAASPLHATERERKSSLSGSKHLFSAQPVPVSHNRGGSADVSSHGFSQHSSSQCPHNVKDRPPSSHATKHQETESKVATSASNDTQRRHDSLKRHHHHPKTSSGNHNPEPYSGWSSHKRRRESEYRHNNAKKPCPEGSDSSRTSDSSPPSQPARKNSSLLELSHRKARDCTERTPGETLQASSSKHSTSKAGTKETSAGFSEKKDFKSSSSLKPSDESHRRRCEENPKTHHSGTSDVHQKVVSRSRRSGSLDSRPAYSPYSKTDPKREGRKTDHGSSKPPSNWQSSHAAERHKTSRRKPAAVPDDIDQLFTPDPVVVNSGCKSAKPKINVEPIKSPTSDKSSRCSPPVTGCQKTGAAESEPSSVRNSPFTADPGIHTDSPACKTTKAGTDKSPSIETASSPASSTKVGGSSCRRRSDSSSAESAADPVTHVESSVSKTSKENDKTTKSAPSEKSSTSAPGPSNSSSCHKAAHATATENSSTKYKSPICLPSVTLKLVKLEKMNLGFKDKGLKSISTMEYTLVKSGDKQTSHLRISAAPSPDSTPASSSEKQAPERVNKNTSEEGSIDGELDLDQNFECNSNLTQSSDSSEEENLMSLQEIMKPLPKILCTPEKGTFSEPSTPGQHSSQSKSLLSSAMKSVVYKNNLDEMMKEMNNNKKAKEIEAQLLTACNEDLFRIPDSEEMEENPEEGISTEQQEFLQRYSLMSSVIREVPPGEEVFHLERFGCIFNQNMLQLRQCMVNPQTTAQKALLWSSPAQLRLHVNIGLFQEAYDFFLPCPSQVTHFLFKMMSVHNERMVSEKILHILCDIACSAAYQIAKNGSHRFKVWVPSLADVTLVLMNMGVGFVTLFPFENLQPPFTERDLLENDFVKPESPSENEDHIVFHEYNYINVLKYLSYCMGLCPHAYSDDELLLLLSVVEKVSLDTRCILQSSVDVNALLYKIVNNIRDWDAMLPRICVALTDLTEDHQNMCLLVQLLPDHTRGKELRRHLSLCMISKLLEGNCTYQPTQTEFQLAELRPYLPRMQPSALLRGLEQKNPEEDLDILDQQAYYLCYSLLTLANDASNFQVFPPHQKAQLLVLSSELETRIKCDIRESEKCLYRSKLKDLVARIYTKWQMLLQRTRPLNGKLYDYWEPVEIISSSQEEEESPIDEEMDEEEQGSLSADEDEGSTTSEEEEEKIEGMIEEVKDAELSQTSDNEGDGSKNDTKTIAEAATGTQLEAVEEEEMH; from the exons ATGCAGAAAGCATCTGAAAACCAAGACAACTCCCC aagaAGACTTTCGGACTATTCTTCCTCTAAGG TGATGGGCC TCACAGCCTTTCCACAGGAGACTCCGATGAAGCCGTCTCAAATTCCTAACAAACTTTCTCATCCTTCACTCCGGAGATTGTTGCCACTTCAGACACCTGGCAAGGAAAGGTTCCATCCATACCTTCATCATTCAGGGGGTGTTCCTCCAAATAACCCACCAAACGCTGAGACTCCTTTGTCAAAAGAGGCAGGTCCTCTTAAGGACTGTGTCGATCCTCACGGACTTGTTCCCAGCAGTTTATCGAGCCCCTGTAGCGCTGCATCTCCCCTCCACGCCACAGAAAGGGAACGAAAGAGTTCTCTGTCGGGGTCAAAGCATCTTTTTTCAGCTCAGCCTGTTCCAGTCAGTCACAACCGTGGGGGCTCAGCTGACGTGTCCTCTCACGGCTTCAGCCAACATTCATCATCTCAGTGTCCTCACAACGTAAAGGACCGCCCCCCATCCAGCCACGCCACCAAGCATCAAGAGACTGAGTCCAAGGTGGCAACATCCGCCAGTAATGACACACAACGGAGACACGACTCACTTAAG aGGCATCACCATCACCCTAAAACATCGAGTGGAAATCATAATCCAG aaccTTATTCAGGTTGGTCATCTCACAAGAGGCGGAGAGAGTCTGAGTATCGTCACAATAATGCCAAGAAACCGTGTCCTGAGGGCTCGGACTCCAGCAGAACATCCGACTCTTCACCACCCTCCCAACCCGCGAGGAAGAACTCTTCACTCTTGGAATTGTCCCACAGAAAAGCAAGAGACTGTACAGAGAGGACACCTGGAGAGACTCTGCAGGCGTCATCATCTAAACACAGTACAAGTAAAGCAGGAACTAAGGAAACGAGTGCAGGCTTCTCTGAGAAAAAGGATTTCAAGTCAAGTTCATCATTAAAGCCCAGTGATGAGAGTCACAGGAGAAGATGTGAGGAAAATCCTAAAACGCATCATTCTGGTACCTCAGATGTTCATCAGAAGGTCGTCAGTAGGTCACGGCGTTCTGGTTCGCTGGACTCCAGACCTGCTTATTCTCCCTACAGTAAAACAGATCCAAAGAGAGAAGGCAGAAAAACGGACCACGGCAGTTCCAAACCACCATCAAACTGGCAGAGTTCCCACGCCGCAGAGCGCCATAAAACCAGCCGAAGAAAACCTGCAGCAGTCCCTGATGATATAGACCAGCTTTTCACCCCTGATCCTGTAGTAGTGAACTCTGGATGCAAGTCTGCAAAGCCTAAGATAAATGTTGAACCAATCAAATCACCCACCTCAGACAAATCCTCCAGGTGTAGCCCCCCCGTTACTGGCTGTCAAAAAACTGGAGCTGCAGAATCTGAACCTTCTTCAGTGCGAAACTCTCCTTTCACTGCCGATCCCGGCATTCACACCGACAGTCCTGCATGCAAGACGACAAAAGCTGGAACAGACAAATCCCCCTCCATAGAGACGGCTTCCAGTCCTGCGTCCAGCACTAAAGTTGGTGGCTCTTCTTGTCGCAGACGTTCAGATTCCTCGTCTGCAGAATCTGCTGCTGATCCTGTGACTCATGTTGAGAGCTCCGTTAGCAAgacttcaaaagaaaatgacaaaactacAAAATCCGCCCCCTCAGAGAAGAGCTCCACTTCTGCACCAGGCCCTTCTAATAGCTCCTCCTGCCACAAAGCTGCTCACGCTACAGCGACGGAAAACTCATCAACAAAATATAAGTCACCCATTTGCTTACCGTCTGTCACGTTAAAGCTggtgaaactggaaaaaatgaatctaGGCTTTAAAGATAAAGGACTCAAAAGTATCTCCACTATGGAGTATACGTTAGTTAAATCTGGAGACAAGCAAACGTCCCATCTCCGCATCAGTGCAGCACCTTCACCCGACTCTACTCCTGCTTCATCCTCAGAGAAACAAGCACCTGAAAGGGTTAACAAGAACACCAGTGAAGAGGGTTCTATAGATGGGGAGCTGGATCTGGACCAGAACTTTGAATGCAATTCAAATCTCACCCAGAGCTCCGATTCCAGCGAGGAGGAGAACCTGATGTCTCTGCAGGAGATCATGAAGCCTCTCCCCAAGATTCTCTGTACCCCAGAGAAGGGAACCTTCTCGGAGCCGAGCACGCCTGGACAGCACAGTTCCCAGTCAAAAAGT cTGCTGTCTTCTGCCATGAAGTCTGTCGTCTATAAGAACAACCTGGATGAGATGATGAAGGAGATGAACAACAACAAGAA AGCTAAAGAGATTGAAGCCCAGCTTCTGACTGCATGCAACGAAGATCTGTTCAGGATACCTGATTCTGAAGAGATGGAGGAGAACCCAGAGGAGGGCATCTCCACCGAGCAGCA GGAATTCTTGCAGCGCTACTCTCTGATGTCCAGTGTAATCAGGGAAGTGCCTCCAGGAGAAGAAGTTTTCCACCTGGAGAGGTTCGGCTGCATCTTTAACCAGAACATGCTGCAGCTCCGGCAGTGCATGGTTAACCCACAGACAACAGCACAGAAGGCACTTCTTTG GTCGAGTCCTGCTCAGTTGCGGCTCCATGTGAATATTGGATTATTCCAGGAGGCTTATGATTTCTTTCTGCCTTGTCCTTCTCAGGTCACGCATTTCCTCTTTAAG ATGATGTCCGTCCACAACGAGAGGATGGTGTCTGAGAAGATTCTCCACATCCTGTGTGACATCGCTTGTTCTGCTGCCTATCAGATCG CGAAAAATGGAAGTCATCGGTTCAAAGTGTGGGTACCGAGCTTGGCAGACGTGACTCTGGTCCTGATGAACATGGGTGTTGGCTTCGTCACGCTTTTCCCGTTTGAAAATCTCCAGCCGCCTTTCACAGAGAGAGATTTACT ggaGAATGACTTTGTAAAACCTGAGAGTCCCTCCGAAAACGAGGATCACATCGTTTTCCATGAATACAACTACATCAACGTCTTGAAG tacCTGTCTTACTGTATGGGTCTGTGCCCTCACGCATACAGCGACGATGAACTGCTCTTGCTGCTGAGTGTGGTGGAGAAAGTCAGCCTGGACACGCGCTGCATTCTCCAGTCCAGTGTGGACGTTAACGCCCTCCTGTATAAAATCGTCAACAACATCAGGGATTGGGATGCCATG CTGCCCAGGATCTGCGTGGCCTTGACTGATCTGACAGAAGATCACCAGAACATGTGTCTGCTTGTCCAGCTCCTGCCTGACCACACACGTGGAAA AGAGCTGCGTCGACACCTGAGCCTCTGCATGATTTCCAAGTTGCTGGAAGGAAACTGCACATACCAGCCGACACAGACGGAGTTCCAG CTGGCTGAACTGAGACCGTACCTTCCACGGATGCAGCCTTCAGCTCTACTTCGCGGCTTGGAGCAAAAAAATCCAGAGGAGGACTTGGACATTTTAGACCAACAG GCTTACTATTTATGCTATAGCCTTCTGACCTTAGCAAACGATGCGTCCAATTTTCAGGTTTTCCCACCCCATCAGAAG GCGCAGCTGCTTGTTTTGTCATCGGAGTTGGAAACGCGAATTAAATGTGACATCAGAGAAAGTGAGAAGTGTCTTTACCGCAGTAAG CTGAAAGACCTGGTGGCGAGGATTTACACCAAGTGGCAGATGCTCCTTCAGAGGACCCGACCCCTCAAT gGTAAGCTGTATGATTATTGGGAACCCGTGGAAATCATAAGCTCCagccaagaagaagaagagtccCCAATTGATGAAGAAATGGATGAAGAGGAACAGGGGAGCCTTTCTGCTGATGAAGACGAAGGATCTACGACTtctgaggaagaagaagaaaaaatagagGGGATGATAGAGGAAGTCAAGGATGCAGAACTGAGTCAGACAAGTGACAATGAAGGAGACGGCAGCAAGAATGACACTAAAACAATCGCCGAGGCGGCGACTGGAACTCAACTTGAAGCAGTTGAGGAAGAAGAGATGCATTAA
- the pgam1b gene encoding phosphoglycerate mutase 1b, whose protein sequence is MAAYKLVLIRHGESNWNQENRFCGWFDADLSETGEREAKRGGQALKDAGYEFDVCYTSVLKRAIRTLWLVLDSIDQMWLPVHRTWRLNERHYGGLTGLNKAETAAKHGEAQVKIWRRSFDIPPPPMGPDHDYYSVISKDRRYGDLTEDQLPSCESLKDTIARALPFWNEEIAPEIKQGKRVLIAAHGNSLRGIVKHLEGMSDEAIMELNLPTGIPILYELDKNLKPVKPMQFLGDEETVRKAMEAVAAQGKAKK, encoded by the exons ATGGCGGCCTACAAATTGGTGCTTATTCGCCACGGAGAGAGCAACTGGAACCAGGAGAACCGCTTCTGCGGCTGGTTTGATGCGGACCTGAGTGAGACTGGGGAGCGGGAGGCTAAGAGAGGAGGACAGGCCCTTAAAG ATGCTGGCTACGAGTTTGACGTTTGTTACACCTCCGTGCTGAAGCGAGCCATCAGAACACTGTGGCTGGTCTTGGACAGCATCGACCAGATGTGGTTGCCTGTACATCGGACCTGGCGTCTAAACGAACGCCACTACGGCGGCCTGACGGGACTCAACAAGGCAGAGACAGCTGCCAAGCACGGAGAGGCTCAAGTGAAAATCTGGAGGCGCTCGTTCGATATCCCTCCTCCTCCTATGGGCCCCGACCATGACTACTATTCTGTGATCAGCAAG GACCGTCGGTATGGAGACCTGACTGAGGACCAGCTGCCGTCCTGCGAGAGCTTAAAGGACACCATTGCGAGAGCTCTGCCCTTCTGGAATGAGGAGATTGCCCCTGAGATTAAACAAGGAAAGCGAGTTCTCATCGCTGCCCATGGAAACAGTCTGAGGGGAATTGTCAAACACCTGGAAG GTATGTCAGATGAAGCCATCATGGAACTGAATCTGCCAACTGGCATCCCCATCCTCTATGAGCTGGACAAGAACCTGAAACCGGTGAAGCCCATGCAGTTCCTGGGGGACGAGGAGACTGTACGCAAAGCCATGGAGGCTGTTGCTGCTCAGGGAAAGGCCAAGAAGTGA
- the marveld1 gene encoding MARVEL domain-containing protein 1 gives MSPQPPQSQMRENILKTVGSFWGIARILQIVFGAGLWVTIAANKYEGSIHFVLFVAVLFWLLTLALFFLTLLNKQDLVPLLGGERWLSTNLAHDVAAALLYFPAIGVMIYKTERNSYCNLEQYTHPCLYKIYLTAAVFACLSCGAYLIAVIYGGCRKCRGEQTLL, from the coding sequence ATGTCCCCCCAGCCTCCCCAGTCCCAGATGAGGGAGAACATCCTGAAGACCGTCGGCAGCTTTTGGGGAATCGCCCGGATCCTGCAGATCGTCTTCGGAGCCGGGCTGTGGGTCACCATCGCTGCCAACAAATACGAGGGCTCCATCCACTTCGTCCTGTTCGTGGCGGTGCTGTTCTGGCTCCTCACGCTCGCCCTCTTCTTCCTCACCCTCCTGAACAAGCAGGACCTGGTGCCGCTGCTGGGAGGGGAGCGCTGGTTGTCCACCAACTTGGCGCACGACGTGGCCGCCGCGCTGCTCTACTTTCCGGCGATCGGAGTCATGATCTACAAGACGGAGCGCAACTCCTACTGCAACCTGGAACAGTACACGCACCCCTGTCTGTACAAGATCTACCTGACGGCCGCCGTGTTCGCCTGTCTGAGCTGCGGCGCGTACCTCATAGCGGTTATTTATGGGGGGTGCAGGAAGTGTCGGGGGGAGCAGACGCTCCTCTGA
- the avpi1 gene encoding arginine vasopressin-induced protein 1, translating into MDSSPPGPSSLWRLAERRSRKAGSGNIFSNVNLWQLQRLFKAAGDHDAEQRAKLVWGLRDEADLAQALIGLRARSHRKRLRTNGRSALGSHWLQAFSHLRIEEISSDSQVQEADEESDSESGAQTRSESYTQESGGSGTAEALPEDQSPEGTSERPVPASSGLKRGGESNPDRYLHQILH; encoded by the exons ATGGACAGCAGCCCGCCTGGCCCTTCGTCGCTGTGGCGCCTGGctgagaggaggagcaggaaggCTGGCTCGGGAAACATTTTCAGCAATGTGAACCTGTGGCAGCTCCAGCGGCTGTTCAAGGCAGCAGGAGACCACGATGCAGAGCAGAGAGCCAAGCTCGTGTGGGGACTCAGAGATGAGGCCGACCTGGCCCAGGCCTTAATAGGGCTGAGAGCTCGGAGTCACCGCAAAAGGCTGAGGACTAATGGGAGGAGTGCACTGGGCTCACACTGGCTGCAAGCCTTCAGTCATCTCAG GATTGAAGAAATCTCGTCGGACAGTCAGGTTCAGGAGGCGGATGAGGAGAGCGATTCAGAGTCAGGAGCTCAGACAAGGTCAGAGTCCTACACACAAGAATCAGGAGGGTCAGGAACTGCAGAGGCACTACCTGAGGACCAAAGCCCAGAGGGGACGTCGGAGAGACCAGTTCCAGCCAGCTCAGGGCtaaaaagaggaggagaaagcaATCCTGACAGATACCTCCATCAAATACTCCACTGA